The DNA sequence CTATTGCTTGTTCAGTTGTGAAAGCTACAGTTATAAATAATGCTCACCAAACCTCAATCGTCACGTCTTTCTCGTCACCAGAGTCGACATTCTGAATGAAGGCGCTAGAGACTTTGTGATGGACTTCCTGTGGATCGGATTCGTTTCGGATGAAGACAAAAACATGGAGAAAATTAAAACGCAAATACTACCGAGATATCGGCCGATATATGAGAAGGTATCTCTTTAGTTATATTGCTTCACTGATTAAGAGTGTCCAGTTAAAAAGCTTTCTTTTTGCCTATATAGTGACAGgcatttttcattgtgtcctCCATTTACAGATCTTGACTGAGAGTAAATCTGGATACTTGGTCGGTGACGACCTCTCTCTGGCCGATCTGACTCTGTTAGAGGCTTTATTAAGCTGTGAAGACTATGTACCTGGTTCGCTTGATGGCTATCCTAAACTTCAGGTGAGATGATCCGGTATATCAGATATTGTATCGTACCAGTacattgatggcgcaaatactgcgatctgattggccGAAACGTGAAAATAACCGTGTCATATTCGCACGATAGCAGGTTGGAACCTGGCACGAGCTCTCagcgagagaaaaaaaaatccctttttgcgtttcacgccagaatttcaatttaatattatgatataatagcaagaaaccacctcagcaacgggtataccactcgattatgtgcactcgctatcgctttTACACAtaatgtcgtgaactggtcaaaatctcgtgggtGTGGTTAATTGCGTAAAATAAAGACCCGGGAAATGTAGCCGTCAATTTGATTCtaaattttataacattttcTTGGTGTCCCGATTTTATCGCTGGTATTCATTAGAACAACATTCATAGATCCTCGTGCTagtttgaaatttatgcatgacagacagacggacagacagacggacagacagacagacagatggcgAGAGGTTGATGGGAAAGACAGACAGTAGGGCGAATATAGACACGCAAATAGAAAGGGACAGATAGTATATAGAGACAAAGGTAGGAAGCTCCATCCGGACTGTTCAATCAATGTGGTTTACCCGTTCCATTTTCAGGAATTCAAGGCCAGAGTCTCATCTCTACCAGGGATCAAAGAATTTTTAGAAGGTCCGCAAAGAAAGCCTATCCATACACAAGAGTATGTCGACGAATGCAAAAGAGCTTGGGGTGAAATCTAGCTTTCGGGTTGTGTCGCTTTTCATGTGTTGCTTTGCAAGCATAATTCCgtatcaaacacaaataaaccACTCTATATGTAATGATTAAGCATACATTCCTGCATACGTTACACAGGTCAAAGGACAGTGGAAACTCTGTACAATGGCTCTTCATTTCAAACTATAATATGTAATGAAGaaagttcaaattatttttaagcTACGGAGAATATGATGTCTTCTTTCATGCAAGTGTCATTCTTTGTGTCCCCTTGTGGATATATACCATGAACGTGAGCtatgttgaataaaacataCACTGCAAAATAATTCTTTTCTGCTATATTGCATCATTGTATTTCGAGCGCTCTTTGCTTACAATATTTTCTTAAGTAAACAATGGTGTTATCAACCCACGCACATGGGCACAAGCTGCAATCGACGATGTTTTATCCTGGGAAATTAATTAtacattattgcttatataATCGAAGCTCGCAATTTAGACGGCAAGGACGTCTTGAAGTTAACTTAAGATTGCCGAAATTTGCAACCGTTCTTGGTAACATCCAGTCTGGCCATAGACTTAGTCTAGCAGTCGCCATGGAAACACCCTTTATAGCAGGTCTTACATATGCGTAGACCGCTTGCCCATAATCCTACGCTCATCCCAACCAAGAGAAAAAATGTAAGGAGAGAGTGTGATCCGAATAAATGCAGCTGTACGTAACCAAAGACTCTTGTTCGCGAAATGGATATAGGCCTATGCGCAAGCGACATCTCATGGCAAGTGGTTTAACAACTTGTGGTATCGTATCGTCGAGTTTGCAACGAGCGGGAAATTTGAGGTgcgtatggcgcgtaatcaaggccaatattcaaactccccattttcaactatacaaagcgacattcaacattcaaactccccattttcaactatacaaagcgacattcaacattcaaactccccattttcaactatacaactcgacattttcaactttcgaactcccaattttcaactttcgaactccacattttcaactatggaactcaacattttggattcgtattccccattttcaactatcgaagtcataggtccccctagaccactagccagcgaacacaagccaaaattagcatacatatagtcaaatacgactttaaaaaatcgtcggtgtcattttacatgaaactactTATCACTTTGTTAGGGAGTCCCAAACATATGGTGACCTCGCAGTTAATTTTGGACGACACCGGGTTCGTTAGTGACCACGTCAGTGGTAGTTTGTCTAGGCTGCTACTTGACCTTGACCAGCCCGACAGACGGGGAGATGTGTCACGTAGGTGTGAGAGTCTTGTTAGACTTTGTCACAGTTAAGTGGCATTTGAATGTGTAGTGAGCGTATTGTCCAGCTAGTGCAAGCCGCTCAAGgtgaaatacatgatgttgaacatagtggtcacggtgtaataaagggaaagtggcttcacacatcagccatctcgtcttgtatgtgctttgtgTGTTTAGTGTTAGCTCTGCATTGCactgggctgtgtgttaccggcgttatacggcctcccactacatgtggtgggaggccgtataacgccggtaacacacgcCGACGcctaacacacagccctgcctagccctgcgtacgatgctgtgtgttccgctacagctaatcgccacGCTCAccaggcgattagctgtagcggaacacacagcatcgtacgcagggctaagccctgccatgcacagctagtTTAGTgtttgagttgtgttttggctgtaatagtgtggaaattaacaagcgagttgttaattttaaaataagccatggcgagccaCGCATGCATGCTCTTGATTAGAcgactagccctgcgtacgatgctgtgtgttccgctacagctaatcgccccgctcaccaggcgattagctgtagcggaacacacagcatcgtacgcagggctattaGACGACATGATAGCGACCGAATTAGGCCTAAGTGATGGCGGAGGTCGGCAGTAAATCTTGATAGCATCACAAGTGTTTCCGGTCCATATTTTTGGACCCTCTAGAACATCACATAGGAATAACTCTaaaactccgaaacgtcatgtgacgtatctATAGACGCGTTCTGACGTAGCATAGCCCAGAAGGAAAACAGTGGGTAACTACAATGAAGCAAGTTAGGGATGCCCAGGGAGAATGCGAATcctaaatgttgagttcgagagttgaaaatgtagagttcgaaagttgaaaatggggaatagcaatcccaaatgttgagttcgatagttgaatgtGAATGTCgcttgtatagttgaaaatggggagtttgaatgttgaatgtcgagttgtatagttgaaaatggggagtttgaatgttgaatgtcgctttgtatagttgaaaatggggagtttgaatgttgaatgtcgttttgtatagttgaaaatggggagtttgaatgttgaatgtcgagttgtatagttgaaaatggggagtttgaatgttgaatgtcgagttgtatagttgaaaatggggagtttgaatgttgaatgtcgagttgtatagttgaaaatggggagtttgaatgttgaatgtcgctttgtatagttgaaaatggggagtttgaatgttgaatgtcgagttgtatagttgaaaatggggagtttgaatgttgaatgtcgagttgtatagttgaaaatggggagtttgaatgttgaatgtcgctttgtatagttgaaaatggggagtttgaatgttgaatgtcgctttgtatagttgaaaatggggagtttgaatgttgaatgtcgagttgtatagttgaaaattgggagttagaatattggccttgattacgcgccatagtcTCGTTTGAACGCGGGAAAGTTGGATTTCTATTTTggtagggaccgttcagtttttacggccggggggggcggcaaaatcttgtcgccgcaaaaaaatatagacccccctgcatttttcgtgaaaaaagatgacctcCCCCTTTTGTcagacaaaaaaatttgatgcccccccccgctgaaaaataacaaaaacccatatgtcaaatttacccacacggtttggatttgaactctggTACACGgtgcactttattcgtgtagcagagataccagtgcacaaacttctccgccacatccatgcaaaagtCTGTTAaataggacgactgtaaggcaacttttaacttcatttccatagacaacttatgttcatggacattgtataaagtaaactttattggagtggttcgccaaaggcagccctccggttaagagggtcatgggccattacgtaaagtcaactttattctagtgggccaccaaaggtggcccgccgatcatggccattgcataaagtaaactgtactggacagggccgctgaaggcgtccggccgttaagatggtcatgggctattacataaagtcaatttattgtagttggcccgccggttaagagggtcgatcatggccattgcatgaagtaaacctaattggagtgggccaccaaacGCGTCCGCCCGTAGAGGTTCATgggctattacataaagtcaatttattgaagtgggccgccggtaaagagggtcgatcatggccatggcataaagtgaacattattgtaggtattatgtttttgaaaatgtggtgacccccccttcctaccagtgaaaaagcgatgacccccccccccccactccgTCGCGGACTCCAAAATaggatgacccccccccctggattttgccgtccccccggccgtaaaatctgaacggtcccttacatGGCCAACTTGGAAAAGGCAAAGTGGACGCGCAGGCACAATGATTCGATGTTTTCGTGAGTTTGTCGATGAATACAACAAAGCCAGGTACCCTACAGATGGTCTCCAAGAGCTCTTTCAACGGAAAACAGGGAAATCGGGAGGGTTACTTCTGGGAAGTGAGGAGATGGGAAAACTACTGGACGGGAAAAACGGCTTTTCGCATTCCCCCTCCGAActtgaaatttattcaaaatacaTAAGAATGGCATTTTTATATGAAGAACGCCTCTGGTGAGAATGTCTCGATATCGGCTGGTTGACTGCGACTGAATATTCACGAAACCAAATATAGGATACCCGGGATCATAATTCTAGGCTAAAACCCGACTTAACGAGTCAAGTTGATGAACGCCCTTTCATTTATGCTAACACGAATCCCGATATAAAATTTTCTTCTGCCTCTTTCCTCTGATGGCGCTAAAATTGGAGGTTGCTCTGAAACTTTTCTGGGTATGTACCCACTGACCCAGATACAGCCCCGACGACTAGGGATCCATTGGAATTCGTACTGAACACCTGGACACTGACTTTTGACGTCTTACGATTCTCCGAGGTAGGACCCCCACAGTTAGTAATAGAATTCCGGTTACCGAACTCGATAAAAGTAAACAGATAACGTTACAGCCACAGAATTCACTTGACAACTATAGCAATGCAGTGAACACATGTACTGACAGAGTTGGAAAGCTGAAAACTACGTGTCCCTATATGCTTTTGTAAGTAAAACAGAAAACtgaagttgacattaaaaacaaaaatagtgtgaagaaattatcaaagtgtcagctactggccctttaaagaggcactccctcttggtaacatttttaaaacacatttttttaatgccaacggtcgatatttgacgtggcgactccgcacGGATCGCGATCACAGGCTCCTTAGCTGGTTAGTCTgccaagtagatcgattttcggatcgatctattgaccCGTAGTCGATAtccccgccactgcaacctaaatattcacaaggtgtgcaacacaagcactcaaaaaacacaccacccgatttgtcaactggccgtgcgctcacataaaacattcagaactacactcccatatgcctagttggatcacaaatttaaccatctcctcgaaaatcatgccgatgaacgtgttactcgcatcatcttgaagaaat is a window from the Ptychodera flava strain L36383 chromosome 11, AS_Pfla_20210202, whole genome shotgun sequence genome containing:
- the LOC139143907 gene encoding glutathione S-transferase A3-like, producing the protein MATAENPHLTYFNGRGYGESIRIILAAAGLKFTETLVTKKEQLDKLRADGELFFMQLPMLKIDGMTLVQTKAIIRYIAKKYGLDGKTPEDKIRVDILNEGARDFVMDFLWIGFVSDEDKNMEKIKTQILPRYRPIYEKILTESKSGYLVGDDLSLADLTLLEALLSCEDYVPGSLDGYPKLQEFKARVSSLPGIKEFLEGPQRKPIHTQEYVDECKRAWGEI